From the Streptomyces nigrescens genome, one window contains:
- a CDS encoding DEAD/DEAH box helicase gives MPGGAGEGRGTGEAALAGCAAVFLPARPPRAGKVAFWRPDGGPLPDLATGGGEGASDKDGAAEPGRLTVARRHGNGARSRTVPAVLLPTAAAVPLLVRARRDPAAHPAAACWGAATLHALHLAARGRLLPGLTLEDTDAWRAGPLDPEDIAHLRAIAAAMPTDAYAVPIPGSRPLQVTDPAVLVRLYVDAVVDALPRTPAAGMVAGAPYAASAPQHLPGAREWAAEVAAGVDAGVRLSLRLDLSPHKLFDTAEASGAGSTEERSAAAAVLQVHSLTDPTLVADARDLWEGEGPDHFGPRSRVDTLLALRRAARIWAPLGRLLERPVPDVLPLGEDELYELLGEAAPRLGAAGVAVHWPKELARGLTAAAVLRPAPGSAADGFGFFDTRELLQFRWQMAMDGVPLTEAEMDALAEAHRPVVRLRDQWVLVDPGLVRKARKRELGYLEPADALAATLNGTAEVDGEEVEVVPQGALAALRGRLTAEARPLPQPPGLRATLRDYQLRGMAWLDTMTSLGLGGCLADDMGLGKTITVIALHLHRRPGAPVLVVCPASLLGNWQREIERFAPGTPVRRFHGAGRSLDGLDGGFVLTTYGTMRSSAAQLAGRSWAWVVADEAQHVKNPRSSTAKALRSIKAPARIALTGTPVENNLSELWALLDWTTPGLLGPLKTFRALHAREVEGGEDPAAAERLARLVRPFILRRKKSDPGIAPELPPKTETDHPVALGREQAALYQAVVRETLTRIETAEGIARRGLVMKLLTALKQICNHPAQYLKEAAPGLAARSGKLELLDELLDTILAEGGATLVFTQYVGMARLLERHLATRGIPAQLLHGGTPVAEREKMVDRFQSGHAPVFLLSLKAAGTGLNLTRAGHVIHYDRWWNPAVEEQATDRAYRIGQTQPVQVHRLIAEGTVEDNIAQLLSAKRALADAVLSGGETALTELSDAELADLVSLRRPG, from the coding sequence ATGCCCGGAGGCGCGGGGGAGGGCCGTGGGACCGGCGAGGCCGCCTTGGCCGGCTGTGCCGCGGTCTTCCTGCCCGCCCGGCCGCCACGCGCCGGGAAGGTCGCTTTCTGGCGCCCGGACGGCGGCCCGCTCCCGGATCTCGCCACCGGGGGAGGCGAAGGGGCGTCGGACAAGGACGGGGCCGCTGAGCCGGGACGGCTGACCGTCGCCCGACGCCATGGGAACGGCGCCCGCAGCCGTACGGTCCCCGCCGTCCTGCTTCCGACGGCCGCGGCCGTCCCCCTGCTGGTCCGTGCCCGGCGCGACCCGGCGGCTCACCCGGCCGCCGCCTGCTGGGGCGCGGCCACCCTCCATGCGCTGCACCTCGCCGCCCGCGGCAGGCTGCTGCCCGGACTGACCCTTGAGGACACCGACGCCTGGCGCGCCGGCCCGCTCGACCCCGAGGACATCGCACACCTCCGGGCCATCGCCGCCGCCATGCCCACCGACGCCTACGCCGTGCCGATCCCCGGCAGCCGCCCCCTTCAGGTGACCGACCCTGCCGTCCTGGTGCGGCTCTATGTGGACGCGGTCGTCGATGCGCTGCCCCGCACCCCCGCCGCCGGGATGGTGGCCGGTGCCCCGTACGCCGCGAGCGCGCCCCAACACCTCCCCGGCGCCCGGGAATGGGCCGCCGAGGTCGCGGCCGGTGTCGACGCGGGCGTGCGGCTCTCCCTGCGCCTCGACCTCTCCCCGCACAAGCTCTTCGACACGGCGGAGGCGAGCGGGGCGGGCAGTACCGAAGAGCGCAGCGCGGCGGCCGCCGTCCTCCAGGTGCACAGCCTCACCGACCCCACCCTGGTCGCCGACGCCCGCGACCTGTGGGAAGGCGAAGGCCCCGACCACTTCGGGCCGCGCTCCCGTGTCGACACCCTCCTCGCCCTGCGCCGCGCCGCCCGCATCTGGGCCCCGCTCGGCCGCCTCCTGGAGCGGCCGGTCCCCGACGTACTGCCGCTCGGCGAGGACGAGTTGTACGAGCTGCTGGGGGAGGCCGCGCCACGCCTGGGCGCCGCGGGAGTGGCCGTCCACTGGCCCAAGGAGCTCGCCCGCGGCCTGACCGCGGCGGCGGTGCTGCGCCCGGCGCCGGGCTCGGCCGCGGACGGCTTCGGCTTCTTCGACACCCGTGAACTGCTGCAGTTCCGCTGGCAGATGGCGATGGACGGGGTGCCGCTGACCGAGGCGGAAATGGACGCCCTCGCCGAGGCGCACCGCCCCGTCGTCCGGCTGCGTGACCAGTGGGTCCTGGTCGACCCCGGGCTCGTCCGCAAGGCCCGTAAACGCGAACTGGGCTATCTGGAGCCGGCCGATGCCCTCGCCGCGACGCTCAACGGCACCGCCGAGGTGGACGGCGAGGAGGTCGAGGTGGTGCCCCAGGGCGCCCTCGCCGCGCTGCGCGGCCGCCTCACCGCCGAGGCACGCCCCCTGCCCCAGCCGCCCGGACTGCGGGCCACCCTCCGTGACTACCAACTACGGGGCATGGCCTGGCTCGACACCATGACCTCCCTCGGACTCGGCGGATGCCTCGCCGACGACATGGGCCTGGGCAAGACCATCACCGTCATCGCGCTCCACCTGCACCGGCGGCCGGGCGCACCGGTCCTCGTCGTCTGCCCGGCCTCCCTGCTGGGCAACTGGCAGCGCGAGATCGAGCGCTTCGCCCCCGGCACGCCCGTACGCCGCTTCCACGGCGCCGGCCGCAGCCTCGACGGCCTGGACGGCGGCTTCGTGCTGACGACCTACGGGACGATGCGCAGCAGCGCCGCCCAACTGGCCGGGCGGTCCTGGGCCTGGGTCGTCGCCGATGAGGCCCAGCACGTGAAGAACCCGCGCTCCTCGACGGCCAAGGCACTGCGCAGCATCAAAGCCCCCGCCCGGATCGCCCTCACCGGCACGCCCGTGGAGAACAACCTCTCCGAGCTGTGGGCCCTCCTCGACTGGACGACCCCCGGGCTCCTCGGGCCCCTCAAGACGTTCCGCGCACTGCACGCCCGTGAGGTCGAGGGCGGTGAGGATCCGGCGGCGGCCGAGCGGCTGGCCAGGCTGGTGCGCCCGTTCATCCTGCGCCGTAAGAAGTCCGACCCGGGGATCGCGCCCGAACTGCCGCCCAAGACCGAGACGGACCACCCGGTGGCACTGGGGCGCGAACAGGCCGCGCTCTACCAGGCCGTCGTCCGTGAGACCCTCACCCGGATCGAGACCGCCGAGGGCATCGCCCGCCGCGGCCTGGTCATGAAGCTGCTCACCGCCCTCAAGCAGATCTGCAACCACCCCGCGCAGTACCTCAAGGAGGCCGCGCCCGGTCTCGCTGCCCGCTCCGGGAAGCTCGAACTCCTCGACGAACTCCTGGACACCATCCTCGCCGAGGGCGGCGCCACCTTGGTCTTCACCCAGTACGTGGGGATGGCGCGGCTGCTCGAACGGCATCTGGCCACCCGCGGCATCCCGGCGCAGCTCCTGCACGGCGGCACCCCCGTCGCCGAACGGGAGAAGATGGTCGACCGCTTCCAGTCGGGGCACGCGCCGGTCTTCCTGCTGTCCCTGAAGGCGGCGGGCACCGGCCTGAATCTGACCCGCGCGGGACACGTGATCCACTACGACCGCTGGTGGAATCCGGCCGTGGAGGAGCAGGCCACCGACCGCGCCTACCGCATCGGCCAGACCCAGCCCGTCCAGGTCCACCGGCTGATCGCCGAGGGCACGGTCGAGGACAACATCGCCCAACTCCTCAGCGCCAAAAGGGCGCTCGCCGACGCGGTGCTCTCCGGCGGCGAGACCGCGCTCACCGAGCTCTCCGATGCCGAACTGGCCGACCTCGTCTCCCTCAGGAGGCCCGGATGA
- a CDS encoding DUF6343 family protein has protein sequence MRTGNEPLQARSPLKMRCGLALWGVLCTIAGAVAFVDAGRPEWAAACAALAMVAATDLAMVIRHIRQGPHYQPGKDIPPYAPDRGRNDVFGIRNGTDRRRDTRP, from the coding sequence ATGCGTACAGGAAATGAGCCCCTTCAGGCACGCAGCCCGCTGAAGATGCGCTGTGGGCTGGCGCTGTGGGGAGTGCTGTGCACGATCGCCGGAGCCGTGGCTTTCGTCGATGCCGGCAGGCCGGAATGGGCTGCCGCGTGTGCCGCACTGGCGATGGTGGCGGCCACGGACCTGGCCATGGTGATCCGCCACATCCGACAGGGACCGCACTACCAGCCGGGCAAGGACATACCCCCCTACGCCCCTGACCGAGGCCGGAACGACGTGTTCGGCATACGCAACGGCACGGACCGGAGACGGGACACCAGGCCATAG
- a CDS encoding UvrD-helicase domain-containing protein: MHTPTHEQAAATKAFPTGAHLVIQAGAGTGKTTTLALLARTARRQGRRGRYLAFNKAVARHAARAFPAEVACGTAHALAYTSVGRDYQARMNAPRQACWRTGAALGIDEEMSVRLGARKVTNRALSHTVLRTVTRFCQSADEKIAPHHVPPLRGAESEPLQAQLAELTLPYARKAWADLQHPDHGVVRFEHDHYLKMWALRDPVIPADFLLLDEAQDTNPVVEQVFTAQRDHAQLVLVGDSAQAIYGWRGARDVMTGFDGRQLSLSHSFRFGPPLAAEANRWLTIIGAPIRLTGSPGLDTVLGTARAPDAILCRTNMGAMVEVIRQLDAGRRVALAGGGEALGALARAAHDLESGRRTAHPELMLFETWGELREYAEFDPAGRDLLPLVELVDEHGTEALRCALDRLSPEDSAEVTVSTAHRAKGREWARVRIADDFTGPDDLDERDEYGAPVPGPIDLDEARLAYVAVTRARSLLDLGGLSWINSHPAGDPRPTAQKPVEEGVKGVERGARDR, encoded by the coding sequence ATGCACACACCCACGCACGAACAAGCCGCCGCGACGAAGGCCTTTCCGACCGGCGCCCATCTCGTCATCCAGGCCGGCGCCGGGACCGGCAAGACGACGACCCTCGCCCTGCTCGCCCGCACCGCGCGGCGGCAGGGCCGGCGGGGCCGGTATCTCGCCTTCAACAAAGCGGTCGCACGCCACGCCGCCCGGGCCTTCCCCGCCGAGGTGGCCTGCGGCACCGCCCATGCCCTCGCCTACACCTCCGTGGGCAGGGACTACCAGGCGCGGATGAACGCCCCGAGGCAGGCGTGCTGGCGCACGGGCGCGGCCCTGGGCATCGACGAGGAGATGTCCGTACGCCTCGGAGCGCGCAAGGTCACCAACAGGGCTCTCTCCCACACGGTGCTGCGCACCGTCACCCGCTTCTGCCAGTCAGCCGACGAGAAGATCGCGCCGCACCATGTCCCGCCCCTGCGCGGAGCCGAATCCGAGCCGCTGCAGGCGCAGCTCGCCGAGCTCACCCTCCCCTACGCGCGCAAGGCCTGGGCCGACCTTCAGCACCCCGATCACGGCGTGGTCCGCTTCGAGCACGACCACTACCTCAAGATGTGGGCGCTGCGCGACCCTGTCATCCCGGCGGACTTCCTGCTCCTTGACGAAGCGCAGGACACCAACCCCGTGGTCGAGCAGGTCTTCACGGCCCAGCGCGACCACGCTCAGCTGGTGCTGGTCGGGGACTCCGCCCAGGCCATCTACGGCTGGCGCGGTGCACGCGACGTCATGACCGGTTTCGACGGCAGACAGCTCAGCCTCTCCCACTCGTTCCGCTTCGGGCCGCCGCTCGCGGCCGAGGCCAACCGCTGGCTCACGATCATCGGCGCACCGATCCGGCTCACGGGTTCGCCCGGTCTGGACACGGTGTTGGGCACGGCCCGTGCACCGGACGCGATCCTGTGCCGGACCAATATGGGAGCGATGGTAGAGGTGATACGGCAGCTGGACGCGGGCCGCCGGGTCGCGCTGGCGGGCGGCGGCGAGGCGCTCGGTGCCCTTGCCCGCGCCGCACACGACCTGGAGTCCGGGCGCCGCACGGCCCACCCCGAGCTGATGCTCTTCGAGACCTGGGGCGAACTGCGCGAGTACGCGGAATTCGACCCGGCCGGACGGGACCTGCTGCCCCTGGTGGAGCTCGTCGACGAGCACGGCACGGAGGCCTTGCGCTGCGCTCTGGACCGGCTCTCCCCCGAGGACTCCGCCGAGGTGACGGTGTCCACGGCCCATCGCGCCAAGGGCCGGGAGTGGGCGCGCGTGCGCATCGCGGACGATTTCACCGGCCCCGATGATCTCGATGAGCGTGACGAGTACGGAGCCCCGGTCCCCGGCCCGATCGACCTCGACGAGGCGCGCTTGGCCTACGTCGCCGTGACCCGCGCCCGGTCACTGCTCGACCTCGGCGGGCTCTCGTGGATCAACAGCCACCCCGCCGGCGACCCACGCCCCACCGCGCAGAAACCCGTGGAGGAAGGGGTCAAAGGTGTGGAAAGAGGTGCCAGGGACAGGTGA